From a single Dromaius novaehollandiae isolate bDroNov1 chromosome 13, bDroNov1.hap1, whole genome shotgun sequence genomic region:
- the ZDHHC7 gene encoding palmitoyltransferase ZDHHC7, with translation MQSSGHRFRDVEHHPLLAENDSYDSSSSEADMAERVWFIRDGCGMVCAIMTWLLVVYADFVVTFVMLLPSKDFWYSVINGVLFNCLAVLALSSHLRTMLTDPGAVPKGNATKEYMDNLQLKPGEVIYKCPKCCSIKPERAHHCSICKRCIRKMDHHCPWVNNCVGEKNQRFFVLFTMYIALISAHALILCGFQFFSCVRGQWTECSDFSPPVTVILMIFLCLEGFLFLTFTAVMFGTQIHSICNDETEIERLKSEKPTWERRLRWEGMKSVFGGQPSLLWINPFAGFRIRRLLLRAKKGGPEFSV, from the exons ATGCAGTCATCAGGGCACAGATTCCGTGATGTTGAGCACCACCCGCTTCTTGCTGAAAATGACAGCTACGATTCCTCCTCCTCAGAGGCCGACATGGCAGAAAGGGTTTGGTTCATCCGAGATGGCTGTGGTATGGTCTGTGCTATAATGACATGGCTTCTGGTTGTCTATGCAGACTTCGTAGTGACTTTTGTCATGTTGCTGCCTTCCAAAGACTTTTGGTACTCTGTGATCAACGGGGTTCTCTTTAACTGCTTGGCAGTGCTAGCTTTGTCATCTCATCTGAGAACTATGCTAACTGATCCA GGGGCTGTACCCAAAGGAAATGCCACTAAAGAATACATGGATAATTTGCAACTGAAACCAGGAGAAGTGATCTACAAATGTCCAAAGTGCTGTAGTATCAAACCTGAACGTGCACACCATTGCAG taTTTGCAAGCGATGTATTCGAAAGATGGATCACCACTGCCCATGGGTGAATAATTGCGTGGGTGAGAAAAATCAGAGATTCTTTGTTCTGTTTACG ATGTATATAGCCCTAATTTCAGCTCATGCGCTCATACTGTGTGGGTTTCAGTTTTTCTCCTGTGTCCGAGGGCAGTGGACTG aatgcagTGACTTCTCCCCACCTGTAACTGTGATCCTGATGATCTTCTTGTGCCTTGAGGGTTTTCTGTTTCTCACTTTCACTGCAGTCATGTTTGGCACCCAAATTCACTCAATATGCAATGATGAAACG GAGATTGAAAGACTGAAGAGTGAAAAGCCAACGTGGGAGAGGAGACTACGTTGGGAAGGAATGAAGTCTGTTTTCGGGGGCCAGCCTTCGCTCCTGTGGATCAATCCTTTTGCAGGATTTCGAATCAGGCGACTTCTACTGAGAGCAAAGAAAGGAGGACCTGAGTTTTCTGTTTGA